A window of Watersipora subatra chromosome 10, tzWatSuba1.1, whole genome shotgun sequence genomic DNA:
GTATGGTTGGTCGTATCAGCATATGCAAAACCTTTTAATAACATACAGTGTAGCCTGATACCTGGAATACTCTCTACCACTTGTAGCATATATTCACTTGGAAACCGAGAATATGACCAGCTTCCTGAGTACTGGACTTCCTCACACCTTGGCCTACAGTCACATCTTGCCAATATCTCAGGGTTCGCTTGAAATTCTTCTATAAAAGTTTTggattaaatttttaaaagaagATAAGCCATTCAGAGCTATTCAGGCAGTGTTGAGATAAGCCActtaaaaaatctaacaagcaAAATGCAAAAATGATACTTTTAGTCGAATGAAACATTTTCTCcgagtaatttttaaaaaaattttgtgatgCACAACTGTTAGTCATGACTAATTCAGAGTCTAGCAGGAGTTGTACAAAAGTTGTACAAAGCATGTAACAAAGTATGTAACAGAGCAACAGTCTAATTATGTAACAAATGAAGATTATATTCTTTAGTATTTGGAATGAGCCGGGGATTCAGTGAAGGCCTGCGTTACAAATTTTGGGAAAGAAGAAGTGTGACAAGTAAAAATGAGAGGTGACAGGTAAAGAGAAGGGGTGACAGGTAAAAAGGAGGGTTGACAAGTGAAGAGGATGGGTGACAAGTGAAGATGAGAAATGACAGGTGAAAAAAAGAGGTAACAGGTAAAAAGGTGGGTTGGCAGGAGAAAAGAAATGAAAAGTGAAGAAGAAGGGTGATAGGTGATGAGGAGGTGTGACGGGTGAAGATGAGGGGTGACAGATGAAAAAGAGAGCAGACAGGTGAAAAGGATAGGTAAAATGTAAAAAGGTGGGCTGACAGGGGAAAGGTAAAAATGTGGGTTGACAGGTGAAAACATGAGATGAAAGGTGAAGTGGAAGGGTGACAGGTGATGAAGAGAGATGACAGATAAAGATTAGAGGTGACAGGTGAAAATGAGGGATGACAAGTGAAGAAGAAGGGTAACAGGTCGAGAGGAAGGGTGACAGGTGAAAAATAGGGATGACAGGTGAAAAGGTACGAGTGGCAGGTGAAGAGGAGGGGTGACAAATGAAGAGGAGGGGTGACAAGTGACAATGAAGAATGACAGGTGAAGACAAAGGATGACAGGTGAAGACAAGGGATGACAGGTGAAAAGAAGGGAATGCAGGTAAAGAGGAGGAGTGACAGGCAAAAAGAGGTGACAGTTAAAGATGAGGGGTGACAGGTGAAGATGAGAAGCGACAGGTTAAGAGCAGGAGTGACCGATAAAAACGAGGGGTGGCAGGTGAAGAGACGGGGTGATAGATGAAGAGGGAAGGCCAGGTGAAGATGAGGGGTGACAGGTGACAATGAGGGATGACTGGTGAAGACAAGGGATGACAGGTGAAAAAGAAGGGGTGACAGGTGGGGAGGAGGGTGACAGGTGAAGAGGAGAGGTGAAATTTGAAGATGAGCAGTAACAGGTAAAGAGCAGGAGTGACAGGTGAAGAGGGGGAGACAGTGAAGATGAGGGGTGACAGGTGCAGAGGAGTAACAAGTAAGGAAGATAGATACCAGATAAAGAGCTTGATTGTACAATGGTCTAATTCACTAGTTCACCTTAAGGCGTACCAGATTACATCATCACGCAGTATGGAAAACATAGTTGACATCAAGTCGCTGAAGCAAGTTGTGGTCATCTCAGTTCCATGCAAATGTGTTTTCCAGATTACTCACTAACAAATAAACTGGGTCGCACCCAAGTGAACAAAACTATTACTGTTCAACCTTTTGATAATAAGACAAAGGTTGGtcagtgtttgtttattttactgCTTGAGCATATATCGCAAtttcatatatttcatatacttttgttatttattcttttttaataaaatggttgTTAATATAAATAAAGTCTGAGATTTTTCATGAATAGCCATAATCTCAAGTGatcaaacaataacaataaaacaaagcaAACAATATGTTTGTACCTTTAACTAGTTTGCTACAGTGTATTAAACTGGTCCTATGACCATCCATACAAGCACAGCTCACAAAATAAGCAAACTCTAAATcacttaaaaatacttaataCTTACTGACTCACACTAACATTGTACTGGTTCACACAAACATCATACTAGTTCACAGCAATGTCATACTGGTTCACACCAGCATAATACTGGTTCACACCAGCATCATACTGGTTCACAGCAACTTCATACTGGTTCACACCAACTCAGTTTTTATGTCTGGCTCTAGTTCACCcttaatcaatcaatcaatcaccATGCAGGAATTGGAGGTGAATGGTTACATTGGGTCTTACTAGATGTAAAATTTGTTACATAACTATTGGTATTTCTAACTTTGAGCTTATAGGTGATCAGTTTTTATGTATCTGACCATCTCATCCTCACTTAACTAGAAACTGCCAACATTTCCAACTCGTAGAAATAAACTTCATACCTTCCGCTTGCATGGCGCATTCTAACATCTCATTTAGGAGGCACATGTTTTCGCCATCTATTTGCGGCTGATGCAGGTCTGTACAGCCACACCTTTCTATCACTAACAAGGTTTTACATTCCATGTAACAGCCATCATAGCTATAGGACTTGAAGAATCTCAAAGGGTTGTCAAGAGATTCAGCATCAAAGCAAATAGCTGCGCCATCATCGGCGTAGGGAGGCATTCTCTCAAACTAATGATTAGAGAAACAAAGAGCTTTCTAATCTCTGTGAGAGACAGTTTAATGGCTTGTTGAAGATATTGATCAGATTTTGATTAGCCTTCTCATAATCTGTAAATCTGTCTACCATCTACTCTATGTCAGATGAATAAgctcttgtttttttctacttGAAGCCCATAAGTATGTCTATCAATGACAAAATGCTCTCACCAACCTTATCAAGTACAACTAACTCTTAACATAGAACTCTATCTGCATCCTGTTATAAAAGCATATCAAGTGTTTAGAACGGAAACAAGATGCATTTGTTAATCATAAACTGGCAGGTAAGCATACTGATGTCTTACAGggaaaaaaaacttgtaaagaAACACATCTTACCTGGGTTCGTTGAATTACAAATCTAGCAGCGACACCAGGAGAAAGGTAGTTGCCATGTTGTTTGATAAGTGGCATAGAGTTATTCTTTCCTAGAAGGTACTGAAATAGAACAAATCCAAaagacagtcagtcataaacATTACTGAAATTAAACTCGGTAATGCTTGGGATTTCAGCCAATTTCAGTGTAATGTAACAGCAGAAAGTATGGTACTAACACTATCTGATATCACAAGATAACAGTAATGTAACAACATAGAGTATAGTACTAACACTATCTGATATCACAAGATAACAGTAATGCAACAACAGAGAGTATAGTACTAACACTATCTGATATCACAAGATGACAGTAATGCAACAACAGAGAGTATAATAGTACTAAAACTATCTAATATCACAAGATAACAGTAATGCAACAACAGAGAGTATAGAACTAAAACTATCTGATATCACAAGATAACAGTAATATAACAACAGAGAGTATAGTACTAATACTATCTGATATCACAATATAACAGTAATGTAACAACAGAGAGTATAGTACTAATACTATCTGATACCACAAGATAACAGTAATGTAACAACAGAGAGTATAGTACTAACACTATCTGATATCACAAGATAACAGTAATGTAACAACAGAGAGTATAGTACTAGCACTATCTGATATCACAAGATAACAGTAATGTAACAACAGAGAGTATAGTACTAACACTATCTGATATCACAAGATAACAGTAATGTAACAACAGAGAGTATAGTACTAACAATTTCTGATATTACAAGATAACAGCAATGTAACAACAGAGAGTATAGTACTAACACTATCTGATATCACAAGATAACAGTAATGTCACAACAGAAAGTATAGTACTAACACTATCTGATATTACAAGATAACAGTAATGTAACAACAGAGAGTATAGTACTAAAACTATCTGATATCTCAATATAGCAGTAGTGTAACAAACGAGGGTATGAAAATAGGATACAAGCAGAGGTAACTATCGATCATTTCATTTCTGCATATTGGACCAGAAGCGTTTTTCTAAACTTGTTGTATGGCTTCATAAATAAGCCTAAACTGCAAGCATACCATGAAGCCTTCTGAGTAAGAAAATGGACCAGTGTTATAATCACTCAAATTGGAAAGAAGAACAAAATGAATTCCTCCATCCGATCCAGCAACAGACGTGCGAAAGGAGCCATTCTTGTTAAACTGATAGCATGTTCCTAAAAGATAAAttataagtttttaaacttgcattgtttaaaaacataaactttcaattatcaatgaaaactttttttttcacGTTTGTGCCAAGGTTAAGTTGGagattgaaaatgaattttttagaGCAGTGATTAATTGATTTATGTCTGGCTATAAGAGATTAATTGATTTATGTCTGGCTATAAGAGATTAATTGATTTATGTCAGGCTATAAAAGATTAATTGATTTATGTCCGGCTATAAGAGATTAATTGATTTATGTCTGGCTATAAGTGATTCATTGATTTATGTCTGGCTATAAGAGATTAATTGATTTTTGTCTGGCTATAAGAGATTAATTGATTTATGTCTGGCTATAAAAGATTAATTGATTTATGTCCGGCTATAAGAGATTAATTGATTTATGTCTGGCTATAAGTGATTCATTGATTTATGTCTGGCTATAAGAAATTAATTGATTTATGTCTGGCTATAAGAGATTAAAAGATGGCGACCAACCGAAACTGAAAGATATTGGTTTTAACATCTAGTCTTATCTGACCATACCATACCCGCCTCAGTCACGACCTCTTCTAGTATTTCATCGCAACTGACAGCAGCCCCTTGCAAAGTGCACTCCTGAATAAAGTCTCTTCTTTTGTTCTCAATTCCTCTGAGGCGGATGAGTGCCTCTGTTGAGTTTCTGAAGAACATTGACTTGTACATCGGGTCTGTCCAGTTTGGCCTGTAAGTAGCTCTGAGATCAACTCAAAAAACTCATACATCTCATTTAGGTAGCTCCGGTATAAACTCAATAACTCATACGCTACATTCAAGTAGCTCTGATATCAACTCAATAACTCATACGACTCATTCAAGTAGATCTGATATCAACTCAATAACTCATACTACTTATTCAAGTAGCTCTGATATCAACTCAATAACTCATACGACTCATTCAAGTAGCTCTGATATCAACTCAATAACTCATACGACTCATTCAAGTAGCTCTGATATCAACTCAATAACTCATACCACTCATTCAAGTAGCTCTGATATCAACTCAATAACTCATACGACTCATTCAAGTAGCTCTGATATCAACTCAATAACTCATACTACTCATTCAAGTAGCTCTGATATCAACTCAATAACTCATACGACTCATTCAAGTAGCTCTGATATCAACTCAATAACTCATACGACTCATTCAAGTAGCTCTGATATCAACTCAATAACTCATACGACTCATTCAAGTAGCTCTGATATCAACTCAATAACTCATACGACTCATTCAAGTAGCTCTGATATCAACTCAATTACTCATACGACTCATTCAAGTAGCTCTGATATCAACTCAATAACTCATACTACTCATTCAAGTAGCTCTGGTATCAACTCAATTACTCATACGCTTCATTCAAGTAGCTCTGATATCAACTCAATAACTCATACGTCTCATTCAAGTAGCTCTGATATCAACTCAATAACTCATACGACTCATTCAAGTAGCTCTGATATCAACTCAATAACTCATACTACTCATTCAAGTAGCTCTGATATCAACTCAATAACTCATACGACTCATTCAAGTAGCTCTGATATCAACTCAATAACTCATACGACTCATTCAAGTAGCTCTGATATCAACTCAATAACTCATACGACTCATTCAAGTAGCTCTGATATCAACTCAACAACTCATACGACTCATTCAAGTAGCTCTGATATCAACTCAATAACTCATACGACTCATTCAAGTAGCTCTGATATCAACTCAATAACTCAAACGACTCATTCAAGTAGCTCTGATATCAACTCAATAACTCATACGCTTCATTCAAGTAGCTCTGATATCAACTCAATAACTCATACGTCTCATTCAAGTAGCTCTGATATCAACTCAATAACTCATACGCTTCATTCAAGTAGCTCTGATATCAACTCAATAACTCATACGTCTCATTCAAGTAGCGCTGATATCAACTCAATAACTCATACGTCTCATTCAAGTAGCGCTGGTATCAACTCAATAACTCATACGTCTCATTCAAGTAGCGCTGGTATCAACTCAATAACTCATACGTCTCATTCAAGTAGCGCTGGTATCAACTATCCAGCTGTCTGTAACACACACAACATGAAGTCTCATTACCAGCTGTATAATGTAGCACCAACTATTTATAAGACGGTGTGTGACATACAAGGGTTCATCACCCACCTCACTCCTCTTTGATATCTATATCGAAGCACATTGTTTATGGCCTCTGAGTCTGCATCTGCTTCAAGCCTCTCTTTACTGAATATGTTTTGATTGCACAGCGTGAGTGTAGGCAACTAAAACAGTGTGAATTTTAGCAAGCCTTAATACATAAGTTTACATAAAACGGTGGAAACATTAGAAATACTTGGTTTTCTTAAAGTTCTCCAAACCTGACCTCCAGTTCATTCGGATGACGATAAGTCAACTTGGTTGAAATTACTCTTTTGGTTAATTTTTTGGCAATGCTGGAGGAGGAAATGATGAGACCTGCGACCACCAACAGCAAAGCGATGCTCCAGGTAAACCTAAAAAGATTTGAAAATACATGCTATTGCAACATCCTTTATACAtcctttacaataatttaaatcGTCTAGTTGTAAAAtggtatatatacactacactaCTTTGATTCATTTAGCTgtaatatggtatatatacactatagtACTTTTATTTATCTAGGTGTACTATGGTATATAATCACTACAGTACTTTGATTTATCTAGTTGTAAAATGGTATATCTACACTACAATACTTTGATTCATCTAGCTgtaatatggtatatatacactacactaCTTTGATTCATCTAGttgtaatatactatatatacactacagTACTTTGATTCATCTAGCTgtaatatggtatatatacactatagtACTTTGATTCATCTAGCTGTaatatggtatatataaactACAGTACTTTGATTCATCTAGCTgtaatatggtatatatacactacagtACTTTGATTTATCTAGCTGTaatatggtatatataaactACAGTACTTTGATTCATCTAGctgtaatatactatatatacactgCAGTACTTTGATTCATCTAGctgtattatactatatatacactacagTACTTTGATTCATCTAGctgtaatatactatatatacactgCAGTACTTTGATTCATCGAGctgtaatatactatatatacactatagtACTTTGATTCATCTAGctgtaatatactatatatacactacaaTACTTTGATGCATCTAGctgtaatatactatatatacactacaaTACTTTGATTCATCTAGttgtaatatactatatatataaactatagtaCTTTGATTCATCTAGCTgtaatatggtatatatacactacagtACTTCGATTCATCTAGTTGTAATATggagtatatatacactatagtACTTTGATTCATCTAGCTGTAATATGGTATATTTCCACTACAGTACTTTGATTCATCTAGCTgtaatatggtatatatacactatagtACTTTGATTCATCTAGCTGTAATATGGTATATTTCCACTACAGTACTTTGATTCATCTAGCTgtaatatggtatatatacactatagtACTTTGATTCATTTAGCTGTAATATGGTATATTTCCACTACAGTACTTTGATTCATCTAGCTGTAAGatggtatatatacactatagtACTTTGATTTATCTAGTTgtaatatggtatatatacactatagtACTTTGATTCATCTAGCTgtaatatggtatatatacactatagtACTTTGATTCATCTAGCTGTAAGATGGTATATACACACTACAGTACTTTGATTCATCTAGctgtaatatactatatatacactatagtACTTTGATTTAGCTTGAGTCTAGCTTTATTTATCCAGACCTCCTTATGATCCTAGAATCTTTATTCAATGCGTTGCCAACTCCATGCATCGTGGTTTCTTGTCCAAATTCGTGCCAGCTTTTCCAACCAGCCATCATACTCTTCTTCATCAGTCCCAAAGTTGGAGTCTCTTTCCAATAGATTCTGTTAACTCGCTACAGACAAAAAAGTAATACAATTTTCTCCTGCGGCATatttcataaaacatttttacactgaattaattttgcttttttagGAAGAATAAATACAGAGATCTGCCAATGATTACTCAACCAATGCCATTTGATTTTGGCTTACCGTTAATTGATATTATTTCCAAAATGGATGGTCATTGCTTGACTACCTCTTACCAACAATCAGTACATACTAACACCTTTGTTGCTGTCAACAAATTTGCAAGAACTCCAAAGCTACTTGATAAAGGAGCTTAAGTGTAGCACTTCATCTAGAATATCGATCGCCTTGTATTCACTATTCATGATGTAGTCCTGGTATATATCATCACTACGCATTTCAAATCTATAAAACAACCTCTGTAAGTTAGAAAGCATCCTCTGCTGCATTTAGGACTCTCTCTCTCGTTCAAGTGGTTCAATTTTAACCCATTTCCTCAAGTGGAGAGTCAGTTTCATAACGACAGGCAGCAACGGGTCTTTGAAGTAGACAGTGACAATTTACAGGCAATATTGGTATGACATTGCTTAACTATAGACATTAAATCTACCAGTGTCAATTTCTAGTAGCCACTCAACCTTTTTTAATTCAAACTATCCTCTCATGCGTTACGACTTCCCGACACTAGCATTTTGCTTTGTACCCTTCCGCGTCAGCTTACGTGAACAATTGGACCAGAAGGATACTGCAAGTTCACTAAACTCC
This region includes:
- the LOC137406972 gene encoding degenerin mec-10-like; this encodes MYKSMFFRNSTEALIRLRGIENKRRDFIQECTLQGAAVSCDEILEEVVTEAGTCYQFNKNGSFRTSVAGSDGGIHFVLLSNLSDYNTGPFSYSEGFMYLLGKNNSMPLIKQHGNYLSPGVAARFVIQRTQFERMPPYADDGAAICFDAESLDNPLRFFKSYSYDGCYMECKTLLVIERCGCTDLHQPQIDGENMCLLNEMLECAMQAEGLRERVKQAATLNVYYGEISYMLFKEDMAYTLADFVANFGGTMGITLGASFLTVMEFIEFISVSLFRKVFYRDSMTLDSTEKELGKDEEVLPFVMLEGPVIVGLTELAEPEDKTLNFV